The DNA region tctggtgttttggtttcAACTAGCACTTTTTGTGAAGGACAATTTCGTTTCAGACACTATATAACttaagtttatttaatttttttcagttttgtttattttggatcaGAATGTCTTCCAAGTTCCAATGTTAAATGTTCGTGAGAATTTAAAATTCATTGATCtttaagaatgtgttcttgcattattacgccattaccattatattacacGAAAGTGGTCCGAAAACaagaatattattatttatcacaataacgtctgggacaatttatcttCCAGTGACATTTGTTATCTTGACAGGCCTAGAAGCGGTCAGTCTAACAGCAAGCTCAGCTTAGAGAGGAGACCCACTCCATTCTGTTCCCAGATTGCAATGGAATCATGCAAacatattaaacaaattaaatatgtgaaaaaaggcGCATTTGGCAGACCTGAATCTCCACTGAATTACACAAAAGCATATTGATTGctgaaaatatttgcagttgTTTAATTTTCATATCATGTGAAATAAATTGTTATATAGATCCACGATCTACTCCAAACCGctataaaaacagaagcaaGTGTTAATAGGACTAAATGTACATAAAAGGGGACCCAACACCTGTTCAAGTGAGTGGAAGATGGCCAGACTTTTACTTCAAATGAAACTGTTGACAATAAAAAGCATGGGTTAACTGTTGAGCTTACTCTAATTTGACTGctgaacaaatacattttaaatgttctatttctttatgtattttctattaattttgtaaaacacaagctttgaaattgtttaaagattttattagTGCCCTTCCTGAAGCTTTGACGTCATTGGAATGTTATGCTCCTTTTAAGTTGTAACTCTGTAACCATTGGGTTTTGAGCCAGTATTTTACAGAGGGCAACCCCCATGCTTGCTGACTGCCCTTTGACTATCTTTCTGTTTTGCCAACAAGTAGAGGAAGCACATTGCCCTTTAAGTATGATTCTGTTCCATAATTAGTCTAAATGACCTGAGTTAATATTAAGAAACAGCTTAATccacaaaatgtatttgtggattttaaagTGGATATTTTTCTTATGCCTTTCCATTATGTACACGTTAATGATTGGTTGTTCCAGGTTGAATTTTCCTGTGTTGATTGTCACAAATGCATCTCCTCAATTCATGTCAGAGCCTAAAGCAACGCCTGGGTAAGGGTAGCATCCAAGCCAGACTAGGCCGGCCCGTCGGAGTTCTAATGCGTGGAGGACCTGCTGGGAGCAGAGGTGGCTTGCGGGGACTGACCAGAGGAGGATTTAGAGGAGTCAGAGGAGGAATCATGCGAGGGGCTTTGTCCCTGAGGGGTTTGTATCTACAACTTTGCAGCCAATTAAGCTAAATTATGATTTTGCAAGATATGACCTAAGATACAGTGGCTTTTATTAATTCAGGAAAGCGAATTCCTACAGGTGGCCCCATGCGAGGCCGGGGTATAGCTAGCCGCATGCCGATCCGTAGAGGAGGTCGCTACCGTGGAGTACCTGCTGGACGAGGAGGAATGATGTCCAGAGGAGTAGGTCGAGGTGGAGTAGCAAGAGGCAAGGGCtgacttccttttttttttttttaaccaagagTAGTTGCCATCTCACCATAGAGAACATAatgtcacttaaaaaaaaattaatgttgcTTTGTGTGTTGTCGTACAGGTCGTGGTGGACTTCGTGGACGTGGTGGATTCGCTGGTAGAGGAGGACGTGGTCGTGGGCGGGGTAGAGGAAGTGGTCGGCCAGCTGTAACCCGTGAACAGCTCGACAACCAACTTGATGCCTATATGTCAAA from Xiphophorus hellerii strain 12219 chromosome 13, Xiphophorus_hellerii-4.1, whole genome shotgun sequence includes:
- the chtopa gene encoding chromatin target of PRMT1a isoform X1; this translates as MSAAASQKVVLKSTTKVSLNERFTNMLKNKQPTAVSIRATMQQQHLASARNRRLAQQMENRPSVQAALNHKQSLKQRLGKGSIQARLGRPVGVLMRGGPAGSRGGLRGLTRGGFRGVRGGIMRGALSLRVAFINSGKRIPTGGPMRGRGIASRMPIRRGGRYRGVPAGRGGMMSRGVGRGGVARGRGGLRGRGGFAGRGGRGRGRGRGSGRPAVTREQLDNQLDAYMSKTKGHLDAELDAYMAQADPDSME
- the chtopa gene encoding chromatin target of PRMT1a isoform X3 — encoded protein: MSAAASQKVVLKSTTKVSLNERFTNMLKNKQPTAVSIRATMQQQHLASARNRRLAQQMENRPSVQAALNHKQSLKQRLGKGSIQARLGRPVGVLMRGGPAGSRGGLRGLTRGGFRGVRGGIMRGALSLRGGPMRGRGIASRMPIRRGGRYRGVPAGRGGMMSRGVGRGGVARGRGGLRGRGGFAGRGGRGRGRGRGSGRPAVTREQLDNQLDAYMSKTKGHLDAELDAYMAQADPDSME
- the chtopa gene encoding chromatin target of PRMT1a isoform X2 → MSAAASQKVVLKSTTKVSLNERFTNMLKNKQPTAVSIRATMQQQHLASARNRRLAQQMENRPSVQAALNHKQSLKQRLGKGSIQARLGRPVGVLMRGGPAGSRGGLRGLTRGGFRGVRGGIMRGALSLRGKRIPTGGPMRGRGIASRMPIRRGGRYRGVPAGRGGMMSRGVGRGGVARGRGGLRGRGGFAGRGGRGRGRGRGSGRPAVTREQLDNQLDAYMSKTKGHLDAELDAYMAQADPDSME